From Haloplanus vescus, the proteins below share one genomic window:
- a CDS encoding ribonuclease catalytic domain-containing protein — translation MTTDSDAQAEAGTAEGQGPVEISPAEARQLQEKREELFEEFEIRDEFPREVIREAEARTEDVQQEIEDELDHREDLRDLTAWTTDPIDAQDFDDAISVRAEDDVYRLWVHIADVTHYVHPDSAMWEEAVKRGNTVYLPSYTIHMLPPTLAETVCSLVPNEDRLAHTVEMELDAETLSFENIDIYKSVIQSDERLTYSQCEDRLEDPDAPLHEENTLAFELADRMHEQRKEDGSLVLNPSRDRAHTIIEECMLKANKAVTHELMWNRGVEAMYRVHPQPTPDQWNDALREIQELNGVSIPSDKWDDPRKAVNGALETSPDRMLSKIQRAVLKVMPRAKYMNDPFGGHHALNFDIYGHFTSPIRRLSDLINHWIVHENDVPEDLIELCDRASDRQKDGETVERLYKGFMEEINLDPYAVNNRGVVTVNEDGAVVNDHGLPPEED, via the coding sequence ATGACGACCGATTCTGACGCCCAAGCCGAGGCTGGGACCGCCGAGGGACAAGGTCCCGTCGAGATTTCGCCTGCCGAGGCGCGGCAGTTACAGGAGAAACGCGAGGAACTGTTCGAGGAGTTCGAGATTCGCGACGAGTTCCCGCGCGAAGTGATTCGAGAGGCCGAAGCGCGTACCGAGGACGTGCAACAGGAGATCGAGGACGAACTCGACCACCGCGAGGACCTGCGCGACCTGACCGCGTGGACGACCGACCCGATCGACGCCCAAGACTTCGACGACGCCATCAGCGTCCGCGCCGAAGACGACGTGTACCGACTCTGGGTCCACATCGCCGACGTGACTCACTACGTCCACCCCGACTCCGCGATGTGGGAAGAGGCCGTCAAGCGCGGGAATACGGTCTATCTCCCGTCCTACACCATCCACATGCTCCCACCGACGCTCGCGGAGACGGTGTGCTCGCTCGTGCCGAACGAGGACCGACTCGCGCACACGGTAGAGATGGAACTCGACGCGGAGACGCTCTCCTTCGAAAATATCGACATCTACAAATCCGTCATCCAGAGCGACGAGCGTCTCACGTACAGCCAGTGTGAGGACCGACTGGAAGACCCGGACGCCCCGCTCCACGAGGAGAACACCCTCGCGTTCGAGCTCGCCGACCGGATGCACGAACAGCGCAAGGAAGACGGCTCGCTCGTCCTGAACCCGAGCCGTGACCGCGCACACACCATCATCGAGGAGTGCATGCTCAAGGCGAACAAGGCCGTCACGCACGAGCTGATGTGGAATCGCGGCGTGGAGGCGATGTATCGCGTCCACCCCCAGCCCACGCCCGACCAGTGGAACGATGCCCTCCGCGAGATTCAGGAACTCAACGGCGTCTCCATCCCCTCGGACAAGTGGGACGACCCGCGGAAAGCGGTCAACGGTGCCCTCGAAACCTCCCCGGACCGGATGCTCTCGAAGATTCAGCGGGCGGTGCTGAAGGTGATGCCCCGCGCGAAGTACATGAACGACCCCTTCGGCGGCCACCACGCCCTCAACTTCGACATCTACGGTCACTTCACCTCGCCCATCCGACGCCTATCGGACCTGATCAACCACTGGATCGTCCACGAGAACGACGTGCCCGAGGACCTGATCGAACTCTGTGACCGGGCCTCGGACCGACAGAAGGACGGCGAAACGGTGGAGCGACTCTACAAAGGGTTCATGGAGGAGATCAATCTCGACCCGTACGCGGTGAACAACCGCGGCGTCGTCACCGTCAACGAAGACGGTGCGGTGGTGAACGACCACGGCCTGCCACCCGAAGAGGACTGA
- a CDS encoding DUF6432 family protein, giving the protein MQAKREFRDREDVEVAVLDALVDRGGDGMTVFELRAAADVDIDTLEDALAELKDDSLISVETDEGRTVVLPADRVIPDPTEAPDEESLLDAVRDRLGL; this is encoded by the coding sequence ATGCAGGCCAAACGGGAGTTCCGCGACCGCGAGGACGTGGAAGTGGCCGTTCTCGACGCGCTGGTGGACCGCGGTGGCGACGGCATGACCGTGTTCGAACTCCGCGCGGCCGCCGATGTCGACATCGACACGCTCGAAGACGCACTCGCCGAACTCAAAGACGACTCGCTCATCTCGGTCGAGACCGACGAGGGACGGACCGTCGTCCTGCCCGCCGACCGCGTGATTCCCGACCCGACCGAGGCGCCCGACGAGGAGTCGCTTCTCGACGCGGTCCGCGACCGACTCGGGCTCTGA
- a CDS encoding DUF7093 family protein, translated as MGLRCLLGHEYANREVEREREERGNEVVVTYRTVETCDRCGERRVVSENKEVRPVRNPEDETVTTGLGGSVTPDPDEATADEPSTPDAPESGAADRTPETTATPDEPAASGSTPDESTASEPTADEPTTDDPDGGIILDDDGEEDTLGDRGRGEWPGAEEEEAEEEPDDSTDAVDDGATVVTGEGWPDHDGEDEGFDAEPNDGETMDVEFGGGLTPEERAETTEEAASEEDESATTAATGSAAGKQFVAAEGVERVDADEGETEFFCPNCDYARVAGGSSMRAGDICPDCHKGYIAERER; from the coding sequence ATGGGACTCAGGTGCCTTCTGGGACACGAATACGCAAACCGAGAGGTGGAGCGTGAGCGGGAGGAACGCGGCAACGAGGTGGTCGTGACCTACCGGACCGTCGAGACGTGTGACCGGTGTGGCGAGCGCCGCGTCGTCAGCGAGAACAAGGAAGTCCGGCCCGTCCGAAACCCCGAGGACGAGACGGTGACGACGGGACTCGGCGGGAGCGTGACGCCCGACCCCGACGAGGCGACGGCAGACGAACCGTCGACGCCGGACGCGCCGGAGAGCGGCGCGGCCGACCGGACACCGGAGACGACGGCGACGCCGGACGAACCGGCGGCGAGTGGGTCGACACCGGACGAATCGACGGCGAGCGAGCCGACTGCCGACGAACCGACTACGGACGACCCCGACGGCGGCATCATCCTCGACGACGACGGCGAGGAAGACACCCTCGGCGACCGGGGACGCGGCGAGTGGCCCGGCGCGGAAGAGGAGGAAGCCGAGGAAGAACCGGACGACTCGACCGACGCAGTCGACGACGGGGCGACCGTCGTCACCGGCGAGGGGTGGCCGGACCACGACGGCGAGGACGAGGGCTTCGACGCCGAACCGAACGACGGCGAGACGATGGACGTGGAGTTCGGTGGCGGACTGACGCCCGAGGAACGCGCCGAGACGACCGAGGAGGCGGCGTCGGAAGAAGACGAGAGCGCAACGACTGCGGCGACGGGGAGCGCCGCAGGCAAACAGTTCGTCGCCGCCGAGGGCGTCGAACGCGTGGACGCCGACGAAGGCGAGACGGAATTTTTCTGTCCGAACTGCGACTACGCCCGCGTCGCTGGCGGGTCGTCGATGCGTGCTGGCGACATCTGCCCGGACTGCCACAAGGGGTACATCGCCGAACGCGAGCGGTGA
- a CDS encoding DUF1028 domain-containing protein: MTYSICVRERASDGWRFGVAAAARVPAVGGVCPHVGDHGAVAVGGVTDTTLGQRCLDALAEGQRIDDAVDELVTDDGATRWQLHGVGVDATATHTGADCESVAGARAGDTHTVGGTAMADKEVLDALEHGYAANERDAPLVRRLLTALAAGERAGGDDRDLPVGSAAVVVRGEDDPLYHDLRVDASENPVADLRETYRQAKHGYEAALDRYG, encoded by the coding sequence GTGACCTACAGCATCTGCGTCCGGGAGCGAGCCAGCGACGGCTGGCGATTCGGCGTCGCCGCCGCGGCGCGTGTCCCGGCGGTCGGGGGCGTCTGTCCCCACGTCGGCGACCACGGCGCCGTCGCCGTCGGCGGCGTCACCGACACCACGCTGGGCCAGCGCTGTCTCGATGCGCTCGCAGAAGGGCAGCGAATCGACGACGCCGTCGACGAACTCGTGACGGACGACGGCGCGACCCGCTGGCAGCTTCACGGCGTCGGCGTCGACGCGACGGCGACACACACGGGTGCGGACTGCGAGTCGGTCGCGGGCGCCCGCGCTGGCGACACCCACACCGTCGGCGGGACGGCGATGGCCGACAAGGAAGTTCTTGACGCCCTCGAACACGGATACGCGGCCAACGAGCGCGACGCACCGCTCGTTCGGCGCCTGCTCACGGCGCTCGCGGCGGGCGAGCGAGCGGGCGGCGACGACCGAGACCTGCCGGTCGGAAGCGCGGCGGTCGTCGTCCGCGGCGAAGACGACCCGCTGTATCACGACCTTCGGGTGGACGCGAGCGAAAATCCGGTCGCCGACCTACGCGAGACGTATCGGCAGGCGAAGCACGGATACGAGGCGGCGCTCGACCGATACGGCTAG
- a CDS encoding SDR family NAD(P)-dependent oxidoreductase, producing MLTTDLSDRVALVTGSSQGVGREFALSMAEAGASVAVHYYSSDEEARATAAVAREESGSAMTVQADVTDPDDVDEMFEAVESTLGEVDVLVNNVGDFAPEHWEDISFETWNRVMDTNFTGTYLCSKRALPAMRESEFGRIVNVGYAGTEKALVYPKNFPYLVAKTGVIMFTRMLANDTRDDGITVNCISPYVVETSDEFPAEAPRGRWASLDDLRQVLFFFLDSDSGYVSGENVEVDGGWIPEAL from the coding sequence ATGCTCACGACCGACCTCTCGGACCGCGTGGCGCTGGTGACGGGCAGCTCGCAGGGCGTCGGCCGCGAATTCGCGCTCTCGATGGCCGAGGCCGGCGCGTCCGTCGCCGTCCACTACTACTCCAGCGACGAGGAAGCGCGAGCGACGGCGGCCGTCGCCCGCGAGGAGAGCGGGTCGGCGATGACGGTCCAAGCCGACGTGACCGACCCCGACGACGTGGACGAGATGTTCGAGGCCGTCGAATCGACGCTCGGCGAGGTGGACGTCCTCGTCAACAACGTCGGCGACTTCGCGCCCGAGCACTGGGAAGACATCTCCTTCGAGACGTGGAACCGCGTGATGGACACCAACTTCACGGGCACATATCTCTGCTCGAAGCGGGCGCTCCCTGCGATGCGCGAAAGCGAGTTCGGGCGCATCGTCAACGTCGGCTACGCGGGCACGGAGAAAGCGCTCGTCTACCCGAAGAACTTCCCGTATCTCGTCGCGAAGACGGGCGTCATCATGTTCACGCGGATGCTCGCGAACGACACGCGCGACGACGGCATCACCGTCAACTGCATCTCGCCCTACGTCGTCGAAACCTCGGACGAGTTCCCGGCGGAGGCCCCGCGGGGCCGGTGGGCGTCGCTCGACGACCTGCGACAGGTCCTCTTCTTCTTCCTCGACTCCGACAGCGGCTACGTGAGTGGCGAGAACGTAGAGGTCGACGGCGGGTGGATTCCGGAGGCGCTCTAG
- a CDS encoding cell division protein SepF, producing MGIMSKILGGGGTHSTEDYVELNLDDFDTARGEAGIQVRFIEISEHRDAIPIKDAIYDGDIVIADITRMSPSDGVVDRVLEDLRQVAREVDGDVVVKGEKEDEIIIAPTGVTINREKLS from the coding sequence ATGGGCATCATGAGCAAGATCCTCGGCGGCGGCGGCACCCACAGCACCGAGGACTACGTGGAACTGAACTTGGACGACTTCGACACGGCCCGCGGCGAGGCGGGGATTCAGGTTCGGTTTATAGAGATTAGCGAACACCGCGACGCCATCCCCATCAAGGACGCCATCTACGACGGCGACATCGTCATCGCCGACATCACGCGGATGAGTCCGAGCGACGGCGTGGTCGACCGCGTCCTCGAAGACCTCCGACAGGTGGCCCGCGAAGTCGACGGCGACGTAGTCGTGAAAGGGGAGAAAGAGGACGAAATCATCATCGCGCCCACGGGCGTGACCATCAACCGCGAGAAACTCTCCTGA
- a CDS encoding DUF5611 family protein: MKEYKMRRGETLEENAPDLKGTIEDYFGPVTGTEEFKGNDLYVVGEPDNPVFEQIVAGASEYSSKKDKLAVHFEEKPAAQVIEEGHADAAEDAVSVKNDFLLEVTGRDAKSRRDSMKRSVEDDPDDVPNA; encoded by the coding sequence ATGAAGGAGTACAAGATGCGTCGCGGGGAAACCTTAGAGGAGAACGCGCCGGACCTCAAGGGGACTATCGAGGACTACTTCGGCCCGGTGACGGGGACGGAGGAGTTCAAGGGCAACGACCTCTACGTCGTCGGCGAACCGGACAATCCCGTCTTCGAGCAAATCGTCGCGGGCGCCTCGGAGTACAGCAGCAAGAAGGACAAACTCGCCGTCCACTTCGAGGAGAAACCCGCCGCGCAGGTCATCGAAGAGGGCCACGCCGACGCCGCCGAAGACGCCGTCAGCGTGAAAAACGACTTCCTACTCGAAGTCACCGGCCGCGACGCCAAGTCCCGACGTGACTCCATGAAACGCTCCGTCGAGGACGACCCGGACGACGTGCCGAACGCCTAG
- a CDS encoding DUF7562 family protein translates to MWRSGSDSSQDRTTVVCIACGSSLLRSEAREYDKEGDRWSRHGKEFEHLCKECYRTLCHQPRDELESLLVDIGEGETLSQGAFLERYYSTVEDRYGSPEEPES, encoded by the coding sequence ATGTGGCGTTCCGGGTCGGACAGTAGTCAGGACCGAACCACGGTCGTCTGTATCGCGTGTGGCTCCTCGCTTCTCCGATCCGAAGCGCGCGAGTACGACAAAGAGGGCGACCGCTGGAGTCGACACGGGAAAGAGTTCGAGCACCTCTGCAAGGAGTGCTACCGAACGCTCTGTCATCAGCCACGCGACGAACTCGAATCGCTCCTCGTCGACATCGGCGAGGGCGAGACGCTCTCACAAGGAGCCTTTCTCGAACGCTACTACAGCACCGTCGAAGACCGATACGGCTCGCCCGAAGAGCCGGAATCCTGA
- a CDS encoding DUF402 domain-containing protein has translation MNVRLRGIYTTALTHRVREAGHDVVAASDPIRERFDADFGHAPHDVAVDTTDDRQGVSLTGDPDDVARLVDCIIPSRDTFAWSSPAPRDAVFDARVTETLGSGAVCDLGETEGFLPFGNVDAHVDVGDEVRVQVEEAAPPWLDRRPVLDGDVRVRAGPATLVRGESGITVDTYDDEAGRELAGMTDLLGIEPPDGWGLRWGDDATDADMGALQTSLERAVDRAESLSLDDDVAAPRRLAAPLATTWLWFGRESRFELDTDRRAVTTTMPGHHRVKASSSDASRAVDFVEALDAAAGDDFPFGAVTDTFGPTTGDYVRLAHGKPDGRLIILGRAEVTDRDPEGSLTLRREMTAGGSYDALDARREAGDVAVTTVKEGRWWYPTVYRDDEGRRKGTYVNVCTPVECFPDAVRYVDLHVDVVKERDGTVRRVDDDELDAAVEAGNVSEALAEQARTVASSLEDAL, from the coding sequence ATGAACGTTCGCCTCCGCGGCATCTACACCACGGCGCTCACCCACCGGGTCCGCGAGGCCGGCCACGACGTGGTCGCTGCATCCGACCCCATCCGCGAGCGCTTCGACGCCGACTTCGGCCACGCTCCCCACGACGTCGCCGTCGACACGACGGACGACCGACAGGGCGTCAGCCTGACCGGCGACCCCGACGACGTCGCCCGACTCGTCGACTGTATCATTCCCTCGCGCGACACCTTCGCGTGGTCGTCGCCCGCCCCCCGCGACGCCGTGTTCGACGCGCGCGTCACCGAGACGCTGGGGAGTGGCGCCGTCTGTGACCTCGGCGAGACTGAGGGCTTCCTCCCCTTCGGCAACGTGGACGCCCACGTCGACGTCGGCGACGAGGTTCGGGTGCAAGTCGAGGAAGCCGCGCCGCCGTGGCTTGACCGCCGTCCCGTCCTCGACGGCGACGTTCGAGTGCGGGCCGGGCCGGCGACCCTCGTCCGCGGCGAGTCGGGGATTACCGTCGACACCTACGACGACGAGGCGGGGCGGGAACTCGCGGGCATGACCGACCTCCTCGGCATCGAACCACCGGACGGGTGGGGTCTGCGGTGGGGCGACGACGCCACCGATGCGGACATGGGCGCCCTCCAGACGTCGCTCGAACGCGCCGTCGACCGAGCCGAGTCGCTCTCCCTCGACGACGATGTCGCCGCGCCGCGTCGCCTCGCCGCACCTCTCGCGACGACATGGCTCTGGTTCGGGCGCGAGTCGCGCTTCGAACTCGATACGGACCGCCGCGCGGTGACGACGACGATGCCCGGTCACCACCGCGTTAAGGCGTCGTCGTCGGACGCGAGTCGCGCCGTCGACTTCGTGGAAGCACTCGACGCGGCCGCGGGCGACGACTTCCCCTTCGGGGCCGTCACCGACACCTTCGGTCCGACGACGGGTGACTACGTCCGCCTCGCGCACGGGAAACCGGACGGCCGACTGATAATCCTCGGACGCGCTGAGGTGACCGACCGCGACCCGGAGGGGTCGCTCACGCTCCGCCGCGAGATGACGGCCGGTGGCTCATACGACGCCCTTGACGCCCGCCGCGAGGCTGGCGACGTGGCCGTGACTACGGTCAAGGAGGGTCGCTGGTGGTATCCGACCGTCTACCGCGACGACGAGGGGCGACGGAAGGGAACCTACGTCAACGTCTGCACACCCGTCGAGTGTTTCCCCGACGCCGTCCGCTACGTCGACCTCCACGTCGACGTGGTGAAAGAGCGCGACGGGACGGTCCGCCGCGTCGACGACGACGAACTCGACGCCGCCGTCGAGGCCGGGAACGTCTCCGAAGCCCTCGCCGAGCAGGCCCGCACCGTCGCGTCGAGTCTCGAAGACGCGCTCTAG
- the uvrA gene encoding excinuclease ABC subunit UvrA has product MSKDYIEVRGAEEHNLKDLDVRIPREEFSVVTGLSGSGKSSLAFETVYAEGQRRYIESLSAYARNFLGQMDKPQVESVEGLSPAISIDQKNAANNPRSTVGTVTELHDYLRLLYARVGTPHCPECGREVGEQSASQMVTRLLELPEGTRAKLCAPVVRDQKGAFEDRFDDLVSEGYSRVEVDGEPYDLTVDRPDLDENYDHTIDVVVDRVKISTEARSRITDSVEMALDEAGGVLKVILPDPPGGVELGGSAARSTGDLAEVDGESDETDATDRLVVEFSEALACTHCGIDIPEIETRSFSFNSPHGACPECEGIGNTKEVDPDLVVQDESKPLKDVFEPWSYNRSYYRRQLDSLARHFGISVDTPFEDLDDDVQDSFLFGTDEEVLFKWTTKNGVRRKEQPFEGVIGNLERRHVETDSENTREHIEEFMAVTTCPECEGTRLKPASRAVLVDGTDITEVNRMSIADALAHFEGLESSLTERERTIAEEILKEIRARLGFMQEVGLEYLTLDREAATLSGGESQRIRLATQVGSGLVGVLYVLDEPSIGLHQRDNDRLLDTLEGLRDLGNTLLVVEHDEETMRRADNIIDMGPGPGRRGGEVVAQGDFDDVVEAENSVTADYLAGRREIPVPEERRDADAGELTIRGARQHNLDDLDVSIPLGEFVAITGVSGSGKSTLMHDVLYKGLAREMNDNTSVDPGDHDAIEGTDQIETVRLIDQSPIGRTPRSNPATYTGVFDHIRELFAETKLANQRGYDKGRFSFNVKGGRCEECGGQGTVKIEMNFLSDVHVPCEECDGARYNDETLDVTYKGATIADVLNMEVDEALDFFEANPGIRRRLELLRDVGLGYMQLGQPSTTLSGGEAQRVKLAEELGKKDSGETLYLLDEPTTGLHSEDERKLIEVLHRLVDAGNTVVVIEHELDLVKNADHVVDLGPEGGEGGGEVVATGTPEALARTDASHTGRYLRDLLPAIDRDGPRSDRRKPAKASSDD; this is encoded by the coding sequence ATGAGTAAGGACTATATCGAGGTTCGCGGGGCCGAGGAACACAACCTCAAGGACCTCGACGTCCGCATTCCCCGCGAGGAGTTCAGCGTCGTCACCGGCCTCTCCGGGTCGGGCAAGTCGTCGCTCGCCTTCGAGACGGTGTACGCCGAAGGCCAGCGTCGCTACATCGAATCCCTCTCTGCCTACGCCCGCAACTTCCTCGGGCAGATGGACAAACCGCAGGTCGAGAGCGTCGAGGGTCTCTCCCCCGCTATCTCCATCGACCAGAAGAACGCCGCGAACAACCCCCGGTCGACGGTCGGCACCGTCACCGAACTCCACGACTACCTCCGTCTGCTCTACGCCCGCGTCGGCACGCCACACTGCCCCGAGTGCGGGCGCGAGGTGGGCGAACAGAGCGCGAGCCAGATGGTCACGCGCCTCCTCGAACTCCCCGAGGGGACGCGAGCCAAACTCTGTGCCCCCGTCGTCCGCGACCAGAAGGGCGCCTTCGAGGACCGCTTCGACGACCTCGTGAGCGAGGGGTACAGCCGCGTCGAAGTCGACGGCGAACCCTACGACCTCACCGTCGACCGGCCCGACCTCGACGAGAACTACGACCACACGATAGACGTGGTGGTCGACCGCGTCAAGATATCCACGGAAGCCCGGTCGCGCATCACCGACTCCGTCGAGATGGCGTTAGACGAGGCCGGCGGCGTGTTGAAGGTCATCCTCCCCGACCCGCCCGGGGGTGTCGAACTCGGCGGCTCGGCCGCTCGCTCGACCGGCGATTTGGCCGAGGTCGACGGCGAGAGCGACGAGACGGACGCGACTGACCGCCTCGTCGTCGAGTTCTCCGAGGCGCTCGCCTGCACCCACTGCGGCATCGACATCCCTGAAATCGAGACGCGGAGCTTCTCCTTCAACAGCCCCCACGGCGCCTGTCCCGAGTGTGAGGGCATCGGCAACACGAAGGAAGTCGACCCGGACCTCGTCGTGCAAGACGAGAGCAAGCCGCTGAAAGACGTCTTCGAGCCGTGGAGCTACAACCGGTCGTACTACCGCCGCCAGCTCGACTCGCTGGCGCGACACTTCGGTATCTCCGTCGATACGCCCTTCGAGGACTTGGACGACGACGTACAGGACTCCTTCCTCTTCGGCACCGACGAGGAGGTGCTCTTCAAGTGGACCACCAAAAACGGCGTCCGTCGCAAGGAACAGCCATTCGAGGGCGTCATCGGCAACCTCGAACGCCGACACGTCGAGACGGACTCCGAGAACACCCGCGAGCACATCGAGGAGTTCATGGCCGTCACCACCTGCCCCGAGTGTGAGGGGACGCGCCTCAAGCCTGCCTCGCGGGCCGTCCTCGTCGACGGCACCGATATTACCGAGGTGAACCGCATGAGCATCGCGGACGCCCTCGCCCACTTCGAGGGGCTGGAATCCTCGCTCACGGAGCGCGAACGCACCATCGCCGAGGAGATTCTGAAAGAGATTCGCGCTCGCCTTGGCTTCATGCAGGAAGTGGGACTGGAGTATCTCACCCTCGACCGCGAGGCGGCGACGCTCTCGGGCGGCGAGTCCCAGCGCATCCGACTGGCGACGCAGGTGGGGTCCGGCCTCGTGGGCGTCCTCTACGTCCTCGACGAGCCCTCGATTGGCCTCCACCAGCGCGACAACGACCGCCTCCTCGACACGCTGGAGGGCCTTCGCGACTTGGGCAACACCCTCCTCGTCGTCGAACACGACGAGGAGACGATGCGCCGCGCGGACAACATCATCGACATGGGGCCGGGCCCGGGCCGGCGCGGCGGCGAAGTCGTCGCACAGGGTGACTTCGACGACGTCGTCGAGGCCGAGAACTCCGTCACGGCCGACTACCTCGCCGGGCGGCGCGAGATTCCGGTGCCCGAGGAGCGCCGCGACGCCGACGCCGGCGAACTCACGATTCGCGGCGCTCGCCAGCACAACCTCGACGACCTGGACGTCTCGATTCCGCTCGGCGAGTTCGTCGCCATCACCGGCGTCTCCGGGTCCGGCAAGTCGACCCTGATGCACGACGTGCTCTACAAGGGCCTCGCGCGCGAGATGAACGACAACACGTCGGTCGACCCCGGCGACCACGACGCCATCGAGGGGACCGACCAGATAGAGACGGTCAGGCTCATCGACCAGTCGCCAATCGGGCGCACGCCGCGTTCGAACCCCGCCACGTACACCGGCGTCTTCGACCACATCCGCGAACTCTTCGCGGAGACGAAGCTCGCGAACCAGCGTGGCTACGACAAGGGTCGCTTCTCGTTCAACGTCAAGGGCGGTCGCTGTGAGGAGTGTGGCGGGCAGGGCACCGTCAAAATCGAGATGAACTTCCTCTCGGACGTGCACGTCCCCTGCGAGGAGTGTGACGGCGCGCGGTACAACGACGAGACCCTCGACGTGACCTACAAGGGCGCGACCATCGCCGACGTGCTGAACATGGAAGTCGACGAAGCGCTCGACTTCTTCGAGGCCAACCCCGGCATCCGTCGTCGCCTCGAACTGCTTCGGGACGTTGGCCTCGGCTACATGCAGCTCGGCCAGCCGTCGACGACGCTCTCGGGCGGCGAAGCCCAGCGCGTCAAACTCGCCGAGGAGCTGGGGAAGAAAGACTCCGGCGAGACGCTCTACCTGCTGGACGAACCGACCACTGGCCTCCACTCCGAGGACGAACGCAAACTCATCGAGGTGCTCCACCGCCTCGTCGACGCCGGCAACACGGTGGTCGTCATCGAACACGAACTCGACCTCGTGAAGAACGCCGACCACGTCGTCGACCTCGGCCCCGAGGGCGGCGAGGGCGGCGGCGAAGTGGTCGCGACGGGCACGCCCGAGGCACTCGCCCGCACCGACGCCTCTCACACCGGCCGCTACCTGCGCGACCTGCTTCCCGCCATCGACCGCGACGGACCTCGCTCGGACCGCCGCAAGCCCGCGAAGGCGTCCAGCGACGACTAG
- a CDS encoding RNA-binding protein, with the protein MEVKSRHHLRSDEIRDLETSLESKLGVEVDGDTYERVDLVGTEFDLVLVDGEPHVFLVDGETYLTVRGANAFPPERRVVTVDAGAVQFVSDGADVMRPGIVDADEVIDPQDLVVIVEETHGKALAVGRALEHGSDLPGDSGKVVESVHHVGDELYEFSV; encoded by the coding sequence ATGGAAGTCAAATCCCGCCATCACCTGCGCAGCGACGAGATACGGGACCTGGAGACGAGCCTCGAATCGAAACTTGGGGTCGAGGTCGACGGCGACACCTACGAACGCGTCGACCTCGTCGGCACCGAGTTCGACCTGGTGCTCGTCGACGGCGAGCCACACGTCTTCCTCGTCGACGGCGAAACCTATCTCACCGTGCGCGGCGCGAACGCCTTCCCGCCCGAGCGCCGCGTGGTCACCGTCGACGCCGGCGCGGTCCAGTTCGTCAGCGACGGCGCCGACGTGATGCGCCCCGGCATCGTCGACGCCGACGAGGTTATCGACCCCCAGGACCTCGTCGTCATCGTCGAGGAGACCCACGGCAAGGCACTCGCCGTCGGCCGAGCGCTCGAACACGGCAGCGACCTGCCCGGCGACTCCGGAAAAGTCGTCGAATCGGTCCACCACGTCGGCGACGAACTCTACGAATTCTCGGTGTAG